The Phycisphaerae bacterium genomic sequence GGGCCGAGAGACAGGCCGGCAAGTATCTGATGGAAAAGGGTTTGCGAATTGTGACGAGAAACTACCGCACCGGCTCGGGCGAGATCGACATCATCGCCCGCGACGGCCGGCAACTGGTCTTCGTCGAGGTCAAAGCCGAGCGGAGCGAACGGGGCGAGCCGCAGCTCAAGGTGGACGCCCAGAAACGCCGGCGGATGCGGACGACGGCCCGGTCATACGTATCACGCTACCGATTAGAGGAGTTTTCGGCCCGGTTCGACGTGGTCACGATCCAAGCCGATCCGTCGGGGCGGTTCACGATCGAGCACGAGGAAAACGCATTCGAGGGTTAGTCGGCCATGCTGATCGACGCGCACGCGCATCTGGTTTACGAGGGTCTGATCGATCGGATCGAGGAGGTCCTGAGCAACGCCGCAGCATTGGGGGTCGGCCGGGTGGTCTCGATCGGTACAGACCCAGCGAACGGAGCGGCCACGCTGGAGCTCTGCGACCGGTTCGAGGAGGTCTACGCCGCTTTGGGCATCCATCCCCATGAGGCGGATAAATATAGCGACGCCAGTGGATTGCGCGAAATGCTGGGCCATCCAAAGGTGCTGGCGGTGGGCGAGACGGGGCTGGACTACCACTACGGGTTTGCCGACCGAGGCAATCAGCGGCGGCTCTTCGAGAGCCAGTTGGCCCTCGCAGCCGAGACCGGACTGCCGATGGTCCTGCACTGCCGGGAGGGATTCGAGGATGCCCTGCCGATGATTCGCTCGGCGGGCAAGGACTTGCGCGGCGTTTTCCACTGTTTTACGGGCACGGAAGCCGAAGCGGATCAAGTGATCGCGATGGGATGGTCGATTTCCTTTACAGGAATACTGACGTTTAAGAAGTCGGAGGAACTCCGGCGGATCGCCGAGCGTATTCCCATAGAGAACGTGCTGGTCGAGACGGACAGCCCGTATCTTTCGCCGGAACCGGTGCGGAGCGTCCGGCCGAACGAGCCGGCCCACGTGCG encodes the following:
- a CDS encoding TatD family hydrolase, translating into MLIDAHAHLVYEGLIDRIEEVLSNAAALGVGRVVSIGTDPANGAATLELCDRFEEVYAALGIHPHEADKYSDASGLREMLGHPKVLAVGETGLDYHYGFADRGNQRRLFESQLALAAETGLPMVLHCREGFEDALPMIRSAGKDLRGVFHCFTGTEAEADQVIAMGWSISFTGILTFKKSEELRRIAERIPIENVLVETDSPYLSPEPVRSVRPNEPAHVRYVAEYLAAIRGMTYDAVVERIWQNAVRLFGPGLCGHEAGGSGR
- a CDS encoding YraN family protein, producing IRSTFLGRMLIGTTFVWWDFPHYALGCVVGWGWMRGIAAMQDRVERWHVHQLPNHAFGPWAERQAGKYLMEKGLRIVTRNYRTGSGEIDIIARDGRQLVFVEVKAERSERGEPQLKVDAQKRRRMRTTARSYVSRYRLEEFSARFDVVTIQADPSGRFTIEHEENAFEG